A window of Bradyrhizobium diazoefficiens genomic DNA:
TCATCCTGATCGACATGAAGACGCCGGGCATCACCACGCGGCCCATTCTCACCATCGGCGGCGACCACGAGGTCAACCAGGTGTTCTTCGACGACGTGCGTGTGCCCGTGGCCAACCGCGTCGGCGAGGAAGGCAAGGGCTGGACCTACGGCAAATATCTGCTCGAGTTCGAGCGGGGCTCCGGCATTGCGTCAGCGAAGCTGCGCGAGGGGTTGAAGGCGATCGCGAACCTCGCCGAATCGGACTTGACCGGCCGCGCCATCGATAGCCCCGACATCGCGACGCGCATCTCCGAGGTCGAGGTCGATATCGACGCACTGGAGATGACCGAGCTGCGCGTGCTTTCGGCGCTGCAGACCGGGCAAAACCCGGGCGCGGTGTCGTCAATCCTGAAGCTGCGCAACAGCGAGATCCGCCAGGCCGTGACGCGACTGGGCGCCGACGTGATCGGCCATGATGCGCTGGTGATCGAGCCGATGCGCCCGCTCTACAAGCTCAACCACGAGCCGGCGCTTCCCGAGGAGATGCTGACGGTGATGCCGGAATATCTCAACGGCCGCGCCTACACGATCTTCGGCGGCACCTCGGAGATCCAGCGCGATATCATTGCAAAGATGATGTTGGGGATTTGAGGGTTACGATTCTCTCCTTCGTCATTGCGAGGAGCTCTTACGACGAAGCAATCCAGGATCTTTCGGCGGAGGGATTTCTGGATTGCTTCGCTGCGCTCGCAATGACGGTGCACTTGAAGGTGCTACCCCGCCCTCGCGTCCCGGATCGCCCGCCAGATCTTCTGCGGCGTCAGCGGCGTATTGAGCTGGGTGATACCGAGCTCGGCGAGCGCGTCCATCACGCCGTTGGTGACGCAGGGCGGGCCGCCGATGGCGCCGGATTCGCCGCAGCCCTTGGCGCCGAGGGGGTTGGTGCGGCAGGGCGCGGAATCATCCAGCGTCACCACGATCGGCGGCACGTCGTCGGCGCGCGGGATGCAGTAGT
This region includes:
- a CDS encoding acyl-CoA dehydrogenase family protein; translation: MDLSFNAEERAFQDEVRSFIARNLTEEMKRATALTPSVFSDPDIGMAWQRALHKQGWGAPGWPVEHGGPDWTPAQRWIFETESARAGVPNVNVMGVKMVGPVIIGFGSPEQKNFYLPRILSGEDYWCQGYSEPGSGSDLSSLKTRAVRDGDEYIINGTKIWTTHAHHANRMFALVRTSDGPRQQDGISFILIDMKTPGITTRPILTIGGDHEVNQVFFDDVRVPVANRVGEEGKGWTYGKYLLEFERGSGIASAKLREGLKAIANLAESDLTGRAIDSPDIATRISEVEVDIDALEMTELRVLSALQTGQNPGAVSSILKLRNSEIRQAVTRLGADVIGHDALVIEPMRPLYKLNHEPALPEEMLTVMPEYLNGRAYTIFGGTSEIQRDIIAKMMLGI